A single genomic interval of Brevundimonas diminuta harbors:
- a CDS encoding TldD/PmbA family protein: MTETLAAPVSTDLLNDIVKAALKAGADAAEAVSADRRSLSVGVRNGELEDVEREESRDLGLRVFVGQRQASVSASDLSPTTQARLVERAVAMARLAPEDPHAGFAPEDRLARRPFIDLDLFDPSERSAETLEQVSAEAEAAALAVPGVARSEGGHAGWSSTRWRLVTSHGFDGAYEGSAFSLGVGVIAEKDGAMERGGESRSTRHLSDLPGADLIGRTAGERAVARVGPRKIASTTAPVIFDNRMAGQIVSPAIGAISGPSIARGTSFLKDRMGQRVFAEGVTLIDDPFRPRGMGSTPFDDEGVAVEKRALFDDGVLTTWLLNSASARQLGLATTGHASRGLAGPSGVSTHNLHMEPGERDLAGLMADAGTGLLVTSMFGPSLNGNTGDWSAGVSGFWFVNGVIAYPVSEVTVAGKLTDLYQRLERGSDLEFRGGFNVPSLMFDAVAIAGK, from the coding sequence ATGACTGAAACCCTGGCTGCGCCCGTTTCCACCGATCTTCTCAACGACATCGTCAAGGCCGCGCTGAAGGCCGGCGCCGACGCCGCAGAGGCGGTCAGCGCCGATCGCCGATCCCTGTCGGTCGGGGTGCGCAACGGCGAGCTGGAAGACGTCGAACGTGAGGAATCGCGCGACCTGGGCCTGCGCGTGTTCGTGGGCCAACGGCAGGCGTCCGTATCCGCCTCGGACCTTTCGCCGACGACCCAGGCGCGCTTGGTCGAGCGGGCCGTGGCCATGGCGCGGCTGGCGCCGGAAGATCCCCACGCGGGTTTCGCACCCGAAGATCGGCTGGCGCGGCGGCCGTTCATCGATCTTGACCTGTTCGATCCGAGCGAACGCAGCGCAGAAACTCTGGAACAGGTCTCGGCCGAGGCCGAGGCGGCGGCCCTGGCGGTCCCCGGCGTGGCGCGGTCGGAAGGCGGCCACGCCGGCTGGTCGTCCACCCGCTGGCGGCTGGTGACCTCTCATGGGTTCGACGGCGCCTATGAAGGTTCGGCCTTTTCGCTGGGCGTCGGCGTCATCGCCGAAAAGGACGGCGCGATGGAGCGCGGCGGCGAGAGCCGTTCGACCCGCCATCTGTCCGACCTGCCGGGCGCCGACCTGATCGGCCGCACCGCCGGCGAGCGCGCCGTGGCGCGCGTCGGCCCGCGCAAGATCGCCTCGACCACCGCGCCCGTGATCTTCGACAACCGGATGGCGGGCCAGATCGTGTCGCCGGCCATCGGCGCAATTTCCGGCCCTTCGATCGCGCGCGGCACCTCGTTCCTGAAGGACCGCATGGGTCAGCGCGTCTTCGCCGAGGGCGTCACCCTGATCGACGATCCGTTCCGCCCGCGCGGCATGGGATCGACCCCGTTCGACGACGAAGGCGTAGCGGTCGAAAAGCGCGCCCTGTTCGACGACGGCGTCCTGACCACCTGGCTGTTGAACAGCGCCTCGGCTAGGCAACTGGGCCTGGCAACCACCGGCCATGCGTCGCGGGGGCTGGCAGGACCTTCCGGCGTCTCCACCCACAATCTTCATATGGAGCCGGGCGAGCGCGATCTGGCGGGCCTGATGGCCGACGCCGGGACCGGCCTTCTGGTGACGTCGATGTTCGGCCCGTCGCTGAACGGCAACACCGGCGACTGGTCCGCCGGAGTGTCAGGCTTCTGGTTCGTGAACGGCGTGATCGCCTATCCGGTCAGCGAGGTCACGGTCGCGGGCAAGCTGACCGACCTCTATCAGCGCCTCGAGCGCGGCTCGGACCTGGAGTTCCGGGGCGGGTTCAACGTGCCCAGCCTGATGTTCGACGCGGTGGCCATCGCGGGCAAATGA
- a CDS encoding MAPEG family protein codes for MTTPLMYAVQAAALWSGLLILMMLVLSGIVVSGRRKHMVSFGDGGNADLMAASRAFGNLVEYATPGMIAMLLLAAVGAPAWMIHGVGATLFVGRVAHALGLLLQTGPSLGRVVGMLLTWVALLTAAVGLIAFAVV; via the coding sequence ATGACCACGCCGCTGATGTACGCCGTTCAGGCCGCCGCCCTGTGGAGCGGCCTGCTGATCCTGATGATGCTGGTGCTGTCGGGCATCGTGGTCAGCGGGCGGCGAAAACACATGGTGTCGTTCGGCGACGGCGGGAACGCGGATCTGATGGCCGCCAGCCGCGCCTTCGGCAATCTGGTGGAATATGCGACGCCGGGCATGATCGCCATGCTGCTGCTGGCCGCCGTCGGCGCGCCGGCCTGGATGATCCACGGGGTCGGCGCGACGCTGTTCGTCGGTCGGGTCGCCCACGCCCTGGGACTGCTCCTGCAGACCGGGCCGTCGCTGGGACGCGTCGTCGGCATGCTGCTGACCTGGGTGGCGCTGTTGACGGCCGCTGTGGGCCTGATCGCGTTCGCCGTCGTCTGA
- a CDS encoding DUF4170 domain-containing protein: protein MTDQNAVPPQLLHIVIGGELRHLGEPTFRDLSQVEFVGAFGSYDEAKKAWKARAQATVDNAHMRYFILHAHKLIDPRGDAA from the coding sequence ATGACCGATCAGAACGCCGTCCCGCCGCAACTTCTGCACATCGTGATCGGCGGCGAGCTTCGTCACCTAGGCGAGCCGACCTTCCGCGACCTGTCGCAGGTCGAGTTCGTCGGCGCTTTCGGTAGCTATGACGAAGCCAAGAAGGCCTGGAAGGCGCGCGCCCAGGCGACCGTGGACAACGCCCACATGCGCTATTTCATCCTGCACGCCCACAAGCTGATCGATCCGCGCGGCGACGCGGCCTGA
- a CDS encoding fused DSP-PTPase phosphatase/NAD kinase-like protein, translated as MARFDLSTAMGRFRAHWHYFWADHAFLRVAFSNAHWLGPDLVRTNQPSPRQLAYWKKKGVKTVINLRGQRDEGYYWLEKDACERLGLTLIDAPLDSRDPPETVRIHRARELFRTIQYPVLIHCKSGADRAGMMAVFYRHFHLGEPISVAMKQLSKKYLHSREGLTGVLDYTLEKYVNEIEPKGISFIDWVDSPDYDPKAIRAEFKAGWWGTLLTDKLLRRE; from the coding sequence ATGGCGCGCTTCGACCTCTCGACCGCGATGGGCCGTTTTCGGGCGCATTGGCATTATTTCTGGGCCGACCACGCGTTTTTGCGCGTGGCCTTTTCCAACGCACACTGGCTGGGCCCGGATCTGGTACGCACCAATCAGCCGTCGCCGCGCCAGCTGGCCTATTGGAAAAAGAAGGGCGTCAAGACGGTCATCAATCTGCGTGGTCAGCGGGATGAGGGCTATTACTGGCTGGAGAAGGACGCTTGCGAGCGGCTGGGCCTGACCCTAATCGACGCGCCGCTGGATTCGCGCGATCCGCCCGAGACGGTGCGCATCCACCGCGCGCGCGAGCTGTTCAGGACGATCCAGTACCCGGTGCTGATCCACTGCAAGTCCGGCGCGGATCGGGCGGGGATGATGGCGGTCTTCTATCGCCACTTCCACCTGGGCGAGCCGATCTCGGTCGCCATGAAGCAGCTCTCTAAGAAATATCTGCACTCCCGCGAGGGGCTGACCGGGGTGCTGGACTATACGCTGGAGAAATACGTCAACGAGATCGAGCCGAAGGGCATCAGCTTCATCGATTGGGTCGACAGCCCCGACTACGACCCCAAGGCCATCCGCGCCGAGTTCAAGGCCGGCTGGTGGGGCACGCTGCTGACCGACAAGCTGCTGCGGCGCGAGTAG
- a CDS encoding 3'(2'),5'-bisphosphate nucleotidase CysQ, translating to MIDLHADLDLIRQAAIDAGALAIAEREAGLTIESKVGGSPVTSGDLKVDAMLRDRLLSARPDYGWLSEETADTAERLSKRRIFVVDPIDGTVAYMKRTPWWCVPIAVIEDGEVVAAVIHAPEVDETYVATRGGGARRNGKPIHASDIDTLEDASILGDARLIEAPYFDDEPWPSMRFEKRNALAYRMALVAAGAFDAALALTPKWDWDVAAGWLIATEAGAKVSDHHGRPWAFNRPDPRQASLVCAAPIIQPMIVRRCKNVPLST from the coding sequence ATGATCGACTTGCACGCCGACCTCGACCTGATCCGCCAGGCGGCCATCGACGCCGGGGCGCTGGCCATCGCCGAGCGTGAGGCGGGCTTGACGATCGAGTCCAAGGTCGGCGGCTCGCCCGTCACCAGCGGCGACCTGAAGGTCGATGCCATGCTGCGGGACAGGCTGCTGTCGGCGCGGCCCGACTATGGTTGGTTGTCGGAAGAGACGGCGGATACGGCCGAGCGCCTGTCAAAACGACGCATCTTCGTGGTCGATCCCATCGACGGCACCGTCGCCTACATGAAGCGGACGCCGTGGTGGTGCGTGCCCATCGCCGTGATCGAGGACGGCGAGGTCGTCGCCGCCGTCATCCATGCACCCGAGGTGGACGAGACCTATGTGGCGACGCGTGGCGGCGGGGCCCGACGTAACGGCAAACCCATCCACGCCTCGGATATCGATACGCTGGAAGACGCCTCGATCCTGGGCGATGCGCGACTGATCGAAGCGCCCTATTTCGACGACGAACCGTGGCCTTCTATGCGGTTCGAAAAGCGCAACGCCCTGGCCTATCGGATGGCGCTGGTCGCCGCCGGCGCCTTTGACGCCGCCCTGGCCTTGACGCCGAAATGGGACTGGGACGTCGCTGCGGGTTGGCTGATCGCGACCGAAGCCGGCGCCAAGGTCAGCGATCACCACGGGCGGCCATGGGCGTTCAACCGACCTGATCCGCGTCAGGCCAGCCTAGTCTGCGCGGCCCCGATCATCCAGCCGATGATCGTGCGGCGCTGTAAAAACGTGCCGCTTTCGACCTAA